In Lacibacter sp. H375, one DNA window encodes the following:
- a CDS encoding tetratricopeptide repeat-containing sensor histidine kinase — protein sequence MELSLRISYKKGIAESYRNLGSIYTYFGSYYHTVFNLQKAIEGYRELHDSVGLANCYISMGHMYRYLNDIPKEIAYHKLSYEIHSRQGILERIGVTAHNLGESYFNNKELTKAKDLTERAIGINKSIGNVQVLSSCYKVMGKILLAENNADEAEIYFIKILQISDSLKDNSQKIATIEAFLELATINKLRKNLKHEEFHLHEAASFVSHYKLTRYTRQIYLNLIDLYTRTNQKSKVLEYTSKFIQVSDSLAKIEMRDKNQLVAGFTKMYKVEKENSALEIENKLKDERAKQKNIILYFIGGFSFITIILLLLLIRTIKKIRTTNEQLEQKNIIIESQNEKLAELNHTKDKFFSIVSHDLRAPLNAVSSFTHFLFSGQLKKLPDEQMQELVTESKNLIDNARKLTDDLITWAQLQMKKAEVHPSLFTAADVVDETIAVFKEPSAKKQITISHTIDENINLFADKNQYLFIIRNIINNAVKFTTAGGTISITAATDGINSTVSVTDTGTGMSKEVSDSIFTVGKVASKNGTEGEMGTGLGLIIAQEFVHLNKGEIKVFSELGKGSSFSVTVPSYEFKL from the coding sequence ATGGAGCTTTCTCTCAGGATTAGTTATAAAAAAGGTATTGCTGAATCGTACCGTAATCTCGGCAGCATTTATACCTATTTTGGCAGCTATTACCATACGGTATTTAACCTCCAAAAGGCAATTGAAGGTTATCGGGAATTGCACGACTCTGTAGGATTGGCAAATTGTTATATTTCAATGGGGCATATGTACCGTTACTTGAACGACATACCGAAAGAAATAGCCTATCATAAATTATCATATGAAATCCATTCACGGCAAGGTATACTTGAAAGAATAGGCGTTACGGCCCATAACCTTGGAGAAAGCTACTTTAACAACAAGGAACTTACAAAAGCAAAAGATTTAACGGAACGGGCTATCGGCATCAATAAGTCAATAGGCAATGTACAAGTTCTCTCCTCCTGCTATAAGGTAATGGGGAAAATCCTATTGGCTGAGAATAATGCAGATGAAGCTGAAATATACTTCATCAAAATTCTACAGATCTCCGATTCACTGAAAGACAATTCGCAAAAAATTGCCACCATTGAAGCTTTTCTGGAACTGGCAACAATCAATAAATTAAGGAAAAATTTAAAACATGAAGAGTTTCACTTGCATGAAGCTGCATCATTTGTATCACATTACAAACTTACACGTTACACAAGACAGATTTATCTGAACCTGATAGATCTGTATACCAGAACTAACCAGAAAAGCAAAGTACTTGAATACACTTCAAAATTCATACAAGTATCTGACAGCCTCGCAAAAATTGAGATGCGTGATAAAAATCAATTGGTTGCAGGCTTTACCAAAATGTATAAGGTTGAAAAAGAAAACAGTGCCCTTGAGATTGAAAACAAACTAAAGGACGAACGTGCAAAACAAAAAAATATAATTCTTTATTTTATTGGTGGTTTCTCCTTTATTACAATAATCCTGCTTCTATTACTGATCAGGACAATTAAAAAAATTCGTACTACCAATGAACAATTGGAACAAAAGAATATTATTATTGAAAGCCAGAATGAAAAACTGGCAGAATTAAATCATACAAAGGATAAATTTTTCAGCATTGTATCGCACGATTTACGTGCACCACTTAATGCTGTTTCCTCGTTTACTCATTTTTTATTCTCGGGTCAATTAAAAAAATTGCCCGATGAACAAATGCAAGAGTTAGTAACAGAATCGAAAAACCTCATTGATAATGCACGTAAATTAACCGATGACCTTATTACCTGGGCCCAGCTACAAATGAAAAAAGCAGAAGTACATCCTTCGTTATTTACAGCAGCAGATGTAGTAGATGAAACGATAGCTGTCTTTAAAGAGCCGTCGGCAAAAAAACAAATAACCATCAGCCATACAATTGATGAAAATATCAATTTGTTTGCTGATAAAAATCAATATTTATTTATTATTCGAAACATTATAAACAATGCAGTGAAATTTACAACAGCCGGTGGCACTATCAGTATTACCGCTGCAACTGATGGCATTAATTCTACGGTATCTGTTACCGATACCGGAACCGGGATGAGCAAAGAAGTATCAGATTCTATTTTTACGGTTGGAAAGGTGGCCAGTAAAAATGGTACCGAAGGTGAAATGGGCACCGGTCTCGGGTTAATTATTGCTCAGGAATTTGTTCATCTCAATAAAGGAGAAATAAAAGTATTCAGCGAGTTAGGAAAAGGCAGTTCATTTTCTGTTACAGTACCCTCTTACGAATTTAAATTGTAA
- a CDS encoding aspartate kinase, whose translation MRVFKFGGASVSNYEKVQNLGNILKQFPDEQLMIVISAMGKTTNALEKVAEAFFAGKKEEALQLFRAVKLQHLDEAKYLLVTHFNPLMVQFNNFFTEVEWLLHDQPVRDYDYYYDQIVCLGELLSTSIVSAYLNEIGISNQWIDVRDVFRTDDNFRDAAIDFSFTQQQVNTIIKPLFTINNIVVTQGFIGCTDENESTTLGREGSDYTAAVFAYMLDAESVSIWKDVKGVMNADPKLFADAQYISELNYDEVIEMAYYGAQVIHPKTIKPLQNKNIPLYVKCFADASLPGTVIHNNPVKNLPPIIVIKQNQVLLQLHTKDFSFIGEQPMSDLYEIMAKLHIKPNLIQTHAVNLQLCIDDRTDKVEKLALAASDEFDVQVEKGLTLLSIRHYDSETIERLTAGKTIELKQQSPETVQMLLL comes from the coding sequence ATGCGTGTTTTCAAATTCGGTGGTGCCAGCGTCAGTAACTATGAAAAAGTGCAGAACCTTGGCAACATCCTCAAACAATTTCCTGATGAGCAATTGATGATCGTTATTTCGGCGATGGGCAAAACAACCAACGCATTGGAGAAAGTAGCCGAAGCTTTTTTTGCTGGCAAGAAAGAAGAAGCATTGCAATTGTTCCGTGCAGTGAAGCTTCAACATCTTGATGAAGCAAAGTATTTGCTCGTTACACATTTCAATCCGTTGATGGTGCAGTTCAATAATTTCTTTACGGAAGTGGAATGGCTGTTGCATGATCAACCGGTTCGTGATTATGATTATTATTACGACCAGATCGTTTGCCTTGGTGAATTATTGAGCACCTCCATTGTAAGCGCATACCTTAATGAAATTGGCATCAGCAATCAATGGATCGATGTTCGTGACGTATTCCGTACCGATGATAATTTCCGTGATGCTGCTATTGATTTTTCATTTACACAACAACAAGTAAATACAATCATCAAACCTTTATTTACAATCAACAATATTGTGGTGACGCAGGGTTTTATTGGTTGTACTGATGAAAATGAAAGTACCACACTTGGTCGTGAAGGAAGTGATTATACTGCTGCGGTATTTGCATATATGCTCGATGCAGAAAGCGTGTCCATCTGGAAAGATGTAAAAGGTGTAATGAATGCTGATCCGAAATTATTTGCCGATGCACAATACATCAGCGAATTGAATTATGATGAAGTAATTGAAATGGCATATTATGGTGCACAAGTGATCCATCCAAAAACCATTAAGCCACTACAGAATAAAAATATTCCGTTGTATGTAAAATGTTTTGCTGATGCAAGCTTACCCGGCACTGTTATTCATAACAACCCCGTAAAGAATCTGCCGCCGATCATTGTCATCAAACAAAACCAGGTATTGCTGCAACTGCACACGAAAGATTTTTCCTTTATTGGAGAACAACCCATGAGCGATCTGTATGAAATAATGGCGAAGCTGCACATTAAACCCAATCTTATTCAAACACATGCCGTGAATTTGCAGTTGTGTATTGATGATCGTACTGACAAAGTGGAGAAACTTGCATTAGCTGCCTCCGATGAATTTGATGTCCAAGTGGAGAAGGGATTAACGTTGCTCAGCATCCGGCATTACGACTCTGAAACCATTGAGCGGTTAACAGCAGGAAAAACAATTGAATTAAAACAGCAAAGCCCTGAAACGGTGCAGATGCTATTGTTGTAA
- a CDS encoding T9SS type A sorting domain-containing protein, which yields MKFGQFIITCLSLTAFLSPKRSEGQSISGVINSYHNVTAIVNGTHNSYSYTGITLESIAGLSTGDRVLIIQMKGATIDQTNTSSFGNISSIANVGNAGKYEFSSICGFLNNTIVLSNHLLNTYDVSSVQVIRVPVFTDVTVAGTLLATEWNPASETGGVIAFEATGTITLNANISADSAGFKGGPLFRNTTYHCGSETAWYYGLIGNEGAPKGEGIAAFISNKEYGRGKQANGGGGGNEDNTGGGGGSNYAAGGNGGNKSVTCVATVHGEPGLALSGFGYSSSNNRVFLGGAGGNGESNNDYGGASVSEGTPGGDGGGLIFIKANELVGNGFTISANGAQGVNPGLPVKTEANGDGGGGGGGAGAVMLNITAYTGSAIIQARGANGSNAGFQTACPGPGGGGGGGVIWHSGTLPGTITTNVSGGASGIIKNAPSHNPSCEGLPNGAAAGTAGIVQSGFVAPQGTNTIDCSILPLDLLKQFTGKRNNRSIQLNWTLTNVENVQKVILERKTGNEQFKKIAEQINPSTVNGFYTDEETSSNATYRLVLYALNGERQYSNHVFIEAPERKTFHLYPNPANDDVTIQLPANFTGKTYVVVTDITGRQVINQQLFIQSSQINTVVSVKHLPAGIYNIRLENKDGSYSAKLLKQ from the coding sequence ACTGCTTTTTTATCTCCAAAAAGAAGCGAGGGGCAATCTATATCCGGTGTTATAAACAGTTATCATAACGTAACGGCTATTGTCAACGGCACACACAATTCTTACTCATACACAGGAATCACTCTGGAAAGTATTGCTGGCCTTTCAACGGGTGATCGTGTCCTTATCATTCAAATGAAGGGAGCAACGATTGATCAAACAAATACTTCAAGTTTTGGAAATATCAGTTCAATCGCAAATGTCGGAAATGCAGGTAAGTATGAATTTTCATCTATATGTGGGTTTTTGAATAACACAATTGTATTAAGCAACCATTTATTGAATACGTATGATGTTTCGAGCGTTCAGGTGATACGTGTACCCGTATTTACAGATGTTACAGTTGCTGGTACATTGTTAGCAACAGAATGGAATCCCGCTTCTGAAACTGGAGGAGTTATTGCTTTTGAAGCAACGGGTACAATTACACTGAATGCAAATATCAGTGCCGATAGTGCAGGATTTAAAGGCGGGCCACTGTTTAGAAACACAACATATCATTGTGGTTCTGAAACTGCTTGGTATTACGGCTTAATAGGAAACGAAGGAGCCCCCAAAGGAGAGGGTATTGCAGCATTTATCAGTAATAAAGAATATGGGAGGGGAAAGCAGGCAAATGGTGGTGGTGGTGGGAATGAAGATAATACCGGTGGTGGTGGTGGATCGAATTATGCGGCTGGTGGTAATGGCGGGAATAAATCAGTGACATGTGTTGCCACAGTGCATGGCGAACCCGGCCTTGCTTTGAGTGGATTTGGATATTCATCCTCAAACAATAGAGTTTTTTTAGGTGGTGCCGGAGGAAACGGAGAAAGTAATAATGATTATGGTGGCGCTTCAGTTTCTGAAGGAACCCCTGGTGGAGATGGAGGTGGATTGATTTTTATTAAAGCAAACGAATTAGTCGGAAATGGGTTTACTATCTCAGCAAACGGAGCGCAGGGTGTAAATCCTGGCTTACCGGTTAAAACAGAAGCCAATGGCGACGGCGGTGGTGGCGGTGGTGGCGCCGGCGCGGTTATGCTAAACATAACGGCTTATACCGGCAGTGCAATTATACAAGCAAGGGGGGCAAATGGCAGCAACGCTGGTTTTCAGACTGCTTGCCCAGGTCCCGGTGGTGGTGGTGGTGGTGGTGTTATTTGGCACAGTGGAACTTTACCAGGTACAATTACAACTAATGTAAGTGGTGGTGCAAGCGGTATTATCAAAAATGCACCATCACATAATCCATCGTGTGAGGGATTACCCAACGGTGCTGCTGCTGGAACCGCTGGTATTGTTCAATCAGGTTTCGTCGCACCTCAAGGAACCAATACTATCGACTGTTCTATTTTGCCACTTGATCTGTTGAAACAATTTACTGGTAAGCGAAACAACCGATCTATTCAACTAAACTGGACATTGACGAATGTTGAAAACGTTCAAAAAGTTATATTGGAGAGAAAAACAGGTAATGAACAGTTTAAAAAAATAGCTGAACAAATTAACCCTTCAACTGTAAATGGTTTTTATACAGATGAAGAAACAAGCTCCAATGCAACTTATCGTCTTGTGCTTTATGCGTTGAACGGCGAACGACAATACTCGAATCATGTATTTATTGAAGCGCCGGAACGAAAAACATTTCATCTTTATCCCAATCCTGCAAACGATGATGTAACAATTCAATTGCCAGCGAATTTCACTGGTAAAACATATGTAGTTGTAACCGATATAACTGGTCGACAAGTCATCAATCAACAACTATTTATTCAATCATCGCAAATCAATACTGTTGTTTCGGTGAAACACTTACCTGCTGGAATTTATAATATTCGTTTAGAAAATAAAGATGGTTCGTACTCAGCAAAACTGCTGAAGCAATAA